Below is a window of Gemmatimonadota bacterium DNA.
AACTAGCGGCGTTGCGCGAAGAGGGCGTTATATAAGTACTGTAGGTTGGGCTGAGCAAAGCGAAGCCCAACATTCCGACCGACAGGTCGAGCTTCCCAAGCTCACCCCTAGCCACCGCCCCATCCGTCTTGTCGAGCGTGCGGAAAGTGCGCGGGGTAGTGCCCGGTCTCGGGATCCAGATGCAAGGCGCCGTCGCGGTGGAGCAATTCCTCCACCGCCTGGGCGTGATCCATCCGCGCGCCGCTCCCCGGAAAAACGCAGGTCCCGGCATCGATATCCAGACCGTGCTCGCGGTTCAGGGTTTCGATATCGGTGTCGCGAAACGACTCCGCGGAGTTTTTCGGCACCGCGTCGATGACGCGCCCGTCGGGGCGGGTGAACTCGAAGCGCTGATCTCCCGAGACGCGCACACCGTAGTCGCCTTCGTGCACCAGGCGATGATGGAAGTGACAGAGCTGCACCAGGTTCTGCAAGCTCGTTTCACCGCCGTGAGCCCAGTGCGCGACGTGGTGGCCCTCGACGAAATACCGCGCGGTACAGCCGGGGAAGCGGCAACCGTGGTCGCGAGCCCTGAGTGCCCGGTGAATGGCGGCGGGGATGCTGCGGGTCTTGCGGCCGACGTCGAGCGGCATGCCATCGGCGTCTTCCACCAGGCGCACGATGCTCGCATCGCAGGCCAGGCGCCGGGTGCTTTCGCCGGCAAGCGCCGGGCCGTCCTCGAGCTCCGAGCGGCCCCCGGCGTCCGGATCGGCGAGCACCTCGGCGTCGACGTGCACGACGAGATGATTGCGCTCACCGCCAGGGCGTGAGCCGGCGCCGTTGGCGAGCAGGCTCTCCGCCATCAGCACCAGGGCATCGGCGCGCCGCGCCGCGTAGC
It encodes the following:
- a CDS encoding DUF222 domain-containing protein, with amino-acid sequence ARDKVRVARTLESLPKISEAFRTGQVSYSKVRAMTRVATPENEDYLLNIAHHGTAAHVERLVCNYRKVQRIAERQRANSLHEQRCVQFHHDDDGTLVLEARLPPETGAIVLEALAAAGEAMYVRRRERAAAEQPQGAGENSAESSPNEGVYLPPGPAEASAEDPDTPWWARDLNEKQSYAARRADALVLMAESLLANGAGSRPGGERNHLVVHVDAEVLADPDAGGRSELEDGPALAGESTRRLACDASIVRLVEDADGMPLDVGRKTRSIPAAIHRALRARDHGCRFPGCTARYFVEGHHVAHWAHGGETSLQNLVQLCHFHHRLVHEGDYGVRVSGDQRFEFTRPDGRVIDAVPKNSAESFRDTDIETLNREHGLDIDAGTCVFPGSGARMDHAQAVEELLHRDGALHLDPETGHYPAHFPHARQDGWGGG